From one Mycolicibacterium sp. HK-90 genomic stretch:
- a CDS encoding carboxymuconolactone decarboxylase family protein gives MDKQTYDKGAKIRSEVLGADYVAAATRNGDSFNKPLQDLVTEYCWGAVWGRDDLSLKTRSMLNLAMISALNRPHELKTHIRAALTNGVTREEIREVFLQVAIYAGVPAAVDSFRLAREVFVDLDSQQGRQP, from the coding sequence ATGGACAAGCAGACATACGACAAGGGAGCCAAGATCCGCTCCGAGGTCCTTGGCGCCGACTACGTCGCCGCGGCCACTCGCAACGGCGATTCCTTCAACAAACCTCTACAGGACCTCGTCACCGAGTACTGCTGGGGCGCGGTATGGGGACGCGACGACCTGTCGCTCAAAACTCGCAGCATGCTCAACCTGGCGATGATCTCAGCCCTCAACCGACCCCACGAGTTGAAAACCCATATTCGCGCGGCGTTGACCAACGGCGTGACCCGCGAAGAGATCCGCGAGGTATTCCTCCAAGTCGCGATCTATGCCGGCGTTCCCGCCGCCGTCGACAGCTTCCGACTCGCCCGCGAGGTATTCGTCGACCTCGATTCCCAACAAGGAAGGCAACCGTGA
- a CDS encoding SDR family NAD(P)-dependent oxidoreductase, translated as MRTALVTGGASGIGQAIAERLRRNGYQVATLDLNPIDNPNAHVADVTDPEQIGAALSLIRDELGPVTILVNAAGLEGYKRFTNIGFDLWSTVINVNLHGVFHTIQAVLPDMVAAGWGRIVNISSSSTHSGVAHMSHYVAAKSAVNGLTKSLALEFGPMGITVNAVPPGFVDTPMLRKAERNGLLGSTVEDIIERTPVRRVGRPEDIAAACAFLVSDDAGYITGQILGVNGGRNT; from the coding sequence ATGAGGACGGCCCTCGTTACCGGTGGCGCTTCCGGCATCGGTCAGGCTATCGCCGAGCGTCTGAGAAGAAACGGCTACCAGGTTGCCACACTTGACCTTAACCCGATCGACAATCCCAATGCACATGTTGCCGACGTAACAGATCCCGAACAGATCGGTGCGGCGCTGAGCCTGATCCGCGACGAACTCGGGCCGGTGACCATCCTGGTCAATGCTGCCGGCCTGGAGGGCTACAAACGGTTCACAAACATCGGATTCGATCTGTGGTCAACAGTGATCAACGTCAACCTGCACGGGGTTTTTCACACAATCCAGGCAGTACTGCCAGACATGGTCGCCGCAGGATGGGGACGCATCGTCAACATCTCCTCGTCGAGCACGCACTCCGGTGTAGCCCACATGTCGCACTACGTCGCCGCCAAATCGGCCGTCAACGGATTGACCAAGAGCCTGGCACTGGAGTTCGGGCCGATGGGCATCACTGTCAATGCCGTGCCGCCCGGATTCGTCGACACCCCGATGTTGCGTAAGGCCGAACGCAACGGCCTCCTTGGCAGCACGGTCGAGGACATCATCGAACGTACGCCTGTGCGTCGAGTCGGACGGCCCGAAGATATCGCCGCCGCATGCGCATTCCTGGTGTCCGACGATGCCGGATACATCACCGGTCAGATCCTGGGCGTCAACGGCGGCCGGAACACCTGA
- a CDS encoding TauD/TfdA family dioxygenase codes for MARTVALGPELGAELVDFEDLSDPAVFAQCREALKWRGVVLIRGAHLDDEAQLTLSRALGNVLAPNGREIFTVSLDPAKNAAAEYLKGTFCWHIDDTTNAVPAKATMLTARHVAMVGGGTEFANTYAAYENLPDHERALYDTLRVVHSFEAAQRLVNPDPTEKELAAYRSIPTRESALVWRRQDGRRSLVIGATADHIVGMEPAESRRLLDELLEWTTQQRFCYTHQWTVGDVVIWDNTGMLHRALPYDPTSERTMHRTTIEGDEPWS; via the coding sequence ATGGCCCGTACTGTTGCACTGGGCCCGGAACTGGGCGCCGAATTGGTCGACTTCGAAGATCTTTCTGATCCCGCAGTCTTCGCCCAATGCCGAGAAGCTCTCAAGTGGCGGGGTGTAGTACTGATCCGGGGCGCACATCTCGACGACGAGGCCCAGTTGACCCTTTCACGTGCACTGGGAAACGTGCTGGCGCCCAATGGGCGTGAGATCTTCACCGTATCGCTGGATCCGGCCAAGAACGCCGCTGCGGAGTACCTCAAGGGCACGTTTTGTTGGCATATCGACGACACCACCAACGCGGTACCGGCCAAGGCCACCATGCTCACCGCTCGCCACGTCGCGATGGTGGGCGGCGGAACCGAATTCGCCAACACCTACGCGGCCTATGAGAATCTTCCCGACCACGAGCGCGCGCTGTACGACACCCTTCGGGTAGTGCACAGTTTCGAGGCAGCTCAGCGTTTGGTGAACCCCGACCCCACAGAGAAAGAACTCGCGGCCTATCGTTCGATTCCGACCCGAGAGAGCGCTTTGGTGTGGCGACGACAAGACGGGCGTAGGTCACTGGTGATCGGTGCCACCGCCGACCATATCGTGGGTATGGAGCCGGCAGAAAGTCGACGACTGCTCGACGAACTTCTGGAATGGACTACGCAGCAACGGTTCTGCTACACCCATCAGTGGACCGTCGGGGACGTTGTCATCTGGGACAACACGGGGATGCTGCACCGAGCACTCCCCTACGACCCGACCTCGGAACGCACCATGCACCGGACCACTATCGAAGGGGATGAGCCTTGGTCATGA
- a CDS encoding aldehyde dehydrogenase family protein encodes MSITESFIGGTSVASRDFYDNIDPSTGRSLGLVARASRDDVDQAVQSARGAQRSWRRTAPSTRAAVLNRLADLITAERDRLAVLECEDTGKPLSQASSDVLVSARYFRFYAHAIDTYYGQSIPLTDDLHVYTRREPLGVTGHIVAWNYPMQLLSRAVAPAVAAGNATVLKPADETPRTAVEFAKLALRAGLPAGVFNVVTGIGAETGAGLAAHPDVDLLGFVGSTRVGTEIAHTAAERVAPAVLELGGKSPQIVFGDADLPRAAQFITKAILQNAGQTCSAGSRLLVHESVHDAVIDLVANRFARVTIGRGVEDRDLGPLISRKQQARVQEFVDGVAKGEIICGGSAPLDAALADGAYFSPTLIDGVDPDSLIAQEEVFGPVLTVNTFCDENEAIALANGTSYGLLAALWTRDVSRAHRLAAELIAGQVYVNTYGAGGGVELPFGGFKKSGYGREKGVEALDEVTATKTVVVAL; translated from the coding sequence GTGTCGATTACCGAGTCATTTATCGGCGGTACTTCGGTAGCCTCACGCGATTTCTACGACAACATCGACCCCTCCACAGGGCGGTCACTTGGACTCGTTGCGCGCGCAAGCCGCGATGACGTTGATCAAGCGGTCCAATCGGCCCGGGGCGCGCAAAGGAGCTGGCGGCGTACTGCTCCCTCAACCCGAGCAGCAGTGCTGAACCGACTCGCGGACCTCATCACCGCCGAACGCGACCGTCTCGCCGTGCTGGAATGCGAAGACACCGGAAAGCCGTTGAGCCAGGCGAGTTCCGACGTTCTCGTATCGGCACGCTACTTCCGCTTCTACGCGCATGCGATCGACACCTACTACGGTCAATCAATTCCGCTCACCGACGACCTCCACGTCTACACGCGTCGCGAACCGCTCGGTGTCACCGGACACATCGTCGCCTGGAACTACCCCATGCAGCTGCTGTCGCGGGCGGTGGCCCCCGCCGTCGCGGCTGGCAATGCCACCGTGCTAAAGCCAGCAGACGAAACACCACGTACTGCTGTGGAGTTCGCCAAGCTGGCCCTGCGGGCGGGACTTCCCGCCGGGGTGTTCAACGTAGTGACTGGCATCGGGGCCGAGACTGGGGCCGGCCTAGCGGCGCATCCCGATGTCGACCTACTAGGGTTCGTTGGCTCCACTCGCGTTGGCACCGAGATCGCACACACTGCCGCCGAACGCGTCGCACCAGCCGTCCTAGAACTGGGAGGCAAATCTCCACAGATCGTCTTCGGGGACGCAGACCTGCCCCGCGCAGCTCAGTTCATCACCAAGGCGATTCTGCAAAATGCCGGACAGACCTGCTCGGCGGGTTCACGCCTGTTGGTTCACGAATCTGTGCACGACGCAGTGATCGACCTGGTCGCCAACCGGTTCGCACGAGTCACGATCGGCCGAGGAGTCGAAGACCGCGACCTCGGCCCGCTGATCTCACGCAAACAGCAAGCGCGCGTGCAAGAGTTCGTCGACGGCGTTGCGAAAGGCGAAATCATCTGTGGCGGAAGTGCTCCCCTCGACGCCGCACTCGCCGACGGTGCCTACTTCTCCCCCACCCTCATTGACGGCGTAGACCCCGACTCTCTGATCGCGCAGGAAGAGGTGTTCGGCCCGGTCCTGACGGTCAACACATTCTGCGACGAGAATGAGGCGATCGCGCTGGCCAACGGCACGTCCTATGGACTTCTGGCCGCACTGTGGACCCGTGACGTGTCGCGGGCCCATCGCTTGGCCGCCGAACTCATCGCTGGTCAGGTTTATGTCAACACCTACGGCGCGGGCGGAGGTGTTGAGCTTCCGTTCGGTGGCTTCAAGAAGTCTGGGTACGGCCGCGAGAAGGGTGTTGAAGCGCTCGACGAAGTGACCGCGACAAAAACCGTGGTGGTGGCGTTGTGA
- a CDS encoding DUF732 domain-containing protein gives MPGSLANAPLAMAGPAEDYFLNELYKTHQKWFWPFGEDYIIGVAHGVCDAWDGGVGYPEKVESLAIEKGWTHRNTRYFVALSTATFCPGRYIAQIPAEARLPDGK, from the coding sequence ATGCCCGGTTCCCTGGCCAATGCGCCGCTGGCGATGGCCGGTCCGGCCGAGGATTACTTCCTCAACGAGCTCTACAAGACTCACCAAAAGTGGTTCTGGCCGTTCGGGGAGGACTACATCATCGGCGTCGCCCACGGGGTCTGTGACGCATGGGACGGCGGCGTCGGATACCCCGAGAAAGTGGAGTCGCTGGCGATCGAGAAAGGCTGGACCCACCGCAACACCCGATACTTCGTGGCGCTGTCGACAGCCACATTCTGCCCGGGCCGCTACATCGCGCAGATCCCCGCAGAAGCACGTCTGCCCGACGGCAAGTAG
- a CDS encoding redoxin family protein, with the protein MATALLAGGMLSTAGRAVADVPLLGNDQRLRFYGSELNGALFDGRTLIGRPVVIWFWTPEPNCPVCMQEAPILAKAAAENPEVTFVGVAGRYDVLSYRRIVERYGLNFTNLTDANGMLWQAFFVPWPPAWAFLSPDGSGYLINNITTPMSDGELADRVHALTGGQ; encoded by the coding sequence ATGGCCACTGCCCTGCTCGCCGGTGGCATGCTGTCCACCGCAGGCCGAGCCGTCGCCGATGTCCCTTTGTTGGGAAACGATCAGCGCCTACGGTTCTACGGGTCCGAACTCAACGGAGCCTTGTTTGATGGGCGCACGTTGATCGGCCGCCCGGTCGTCATCTGGTTTTGGACGCCCGAGCCCAATTGCCCCGTCTGCATGCAGGAGGCACCGATCCTGGCCAAGGCAGCCGCTGAAAACCCCGAAGTGACCTTCGTCGGCGTCGCTGGCCGCTACGACGTTCTGTCATACCGGCGGATCGTGGAGCGATACGGCCTCAACTTCACCAATCTCACCGACGCCAACGGGATGTTGTGGCAAGCATTCTTCGTCCCGTGGCCGCCGGCATGGGCATTCCTGAGTCCCGACGGCAGCGGATACCTCATCAACAACATCACGACCCCTATGTCCGACGGCGAGCTCGCCGATCGGGTGCACGCACTGACGGGGGGCCAGTAA
- a CDS encoding MCE family protein encodes MSASLDPQPPVEPNAARGEAKRTADRGSPNTDTATESGEAMSNRAVRPLVGLVAVFAVLSTIAFAVTMFRGGFTRSIPVTVLTQRAGLVMDPDAKVKLLGVPVGKVESIEQLASGNAALHLSLDPAKLNTIPANVRVDIAATTVFGAKFVQLTLPPDPSPQPLAAGQVLDAEHVTVEANTVFEQLTQVLDHIDPVKLNQTLGSISRAISGRGKQIGQSLSDLNAMLATLDPAMPALSHDLTAAPKVLNTYADAADDLLATATNATKLSKTIVDEQSSLDALLVSVIGLSDTGNDFLASNGGPLGDTLRVLLPTTSLTDAYHPALNCGLLGMLDLATVAEAFPTTAAGIQVSVNFTWGHDRYRFPSDLPKVAASGGPRCEVLPVRYQQKPPYVVTDTGVNPFKRGNQGWLLNSAGLKEILFGPIDGPPRNSAQIGQPG; translated from the coding sequence ATGAGCGCCTCGCTTGATCCGCAGCCGCCGGTTGAACCCAACGCGGCCCGAGGCGAGGCCAAACGAACTGCTGATCGCGGTTCACCAAATACCGACACGGCAACAGAGTCTGGAGAGGCGATGAGCAATCGCGCGGTTCGGCCCCTGGTGGGTCTGGTGGCCGTCTTTGCCGTGCTGAGCACTATTGCATTCGCAGTAACGATGTTTCGCGGTGGATTCACCCGCAGCATTCCCGTGACCGTGCTTACCCAGCGGGCCGGGTTGGTGATGGACCCAGATGCGAAGGTGAAGCTACTAGGAGTGCCTGTCGGCAAAGTTGAGTCAATCGAGCAGCTTGCCAGTGGGAATGCGGCACTGCATCTTTCGCTCGACCCGGCCAAGTTGAACACCATTCCGGCTAATGTTCGCGTCGACATCGCCGCGACGACGGTGTTCGGGGCGAAGTTCGTGCAGCTGACGCTCCCGCCGGATCCCTCCCCGCAGCCTCTTGCTGCGGGGCAAGTCCTCGACGCCGAACACGTGACGGTTGAAGCCAACACGGTATTCGAGCAACTGACCCAGGTCCTCGACCACATCGACCCGGTCAAGCTCAATCAGACGCTCGGTTCGATCTCGCGGGCCATAAGCGGCCGCGGCAAGCAGATCGGGCAGTCGTTGAGCGATCTCAACGCCATGCTGGCAACGCTGGACCCCGCCATGCCCGCACTCTCACACGATCTGACCGCCGCGCCGAAGGTACTCAATACCTACGCCGACGCGGCCGACGATCTGCTCGCCACCGCGACAAACGCCACGAAGTTGAGCAAGACCATCGTCGACGAGCAGTCGAGCCTCGATGCGTTGCTGGTCAGCGTGATCGGACTATCCGACACAGGGAACGACTTCTTGGCCAGCAACGGTGGTCCGCTGGGTGACACTTTGCGGGTCCTGCTACCCACGACATCGCTCACTGACGCCTACCACCCGGCGCTGAACTGCGGTCTGCTGGGAATGCTGGATCTGGCCACCGTGGCCGAGGCATTTCCCACCACCGCGGCCGGTATCCAGGTCTCGGTCAATTTCACCTGGGGACATGACCGATACCGCTTCCCGTCAGATCTTCCGAAGGTGGCCGCATCCGGTGGCCCCCGGTGTGAGGTCCTACCAGTCAGATACCAACAGAAGCCGCCCTACGTGGTTACCGACACGGGCGTCAATCCGTTCAAACGTGGAAACCAAGGATGGCTACTCAACAGCGCAGGACTCAAAGAGATTCTCTTCGGTCCGATCGATGGACCGCCACGCAACTCAGCTCAGATCGGACAACCCGGATGA
- a CDS encoding MCE family protein, with protein sequence MTNTHAGLKFGAFAVVMAVLSAFLFMVFGDFRGGPTNAYSAIFHDVSDLQSGNSVRVAGARVGTVKRINLEEDNRVTVDFDVDKSVRLTAGTEVAVRYLNLVGDRYLELLDGPGSTHVLPPRSVIPPERTSPALDLDLLLGGLKPVIRGLNPADVNALSASLLQVMQGQDSALSSLMSRTTSFTQTLSDNGQVIQQLIDNLKEVVATVSKDSDKFSALLDRMQRLVAHLSEHRDPIGDAVQSLSTGTASLADLLTQARPPLAGTVDQLNRLAPNLDDEKDKLDVALQKAPENYRKLIRIGSYGNFLQLFLCGVTLRLNDPSGKVLVLPTLKPDYGRCKDA encoded by the coding sequence ATGACCAACACTCACGCGGGGCTGAAGTTCGGTGCCTTCGCCGTCGTCATGGCCGTCCTCTCGGCCTTCCTATTCATGGTTTTTGGCGACTTCCGCGGCGGGCCGACCAACGCCTATTCGGCAATCTTCCACGATGTCTCAGACCTGCAGAGCGGTAACAGCGTGCGCGTGGCCGGCGCTCGCGTGGGAACCGTCAAGCGGATCAACCTCGAGGAGGACAACCGGGTCACGGTGGACTTCGATGTAGACAAATCGGTGCGCCTGACCGCCGGCACCGAGGTTGCGGTTCGCTACCTCAATCTGGTCGGGGACCGCTATCTGGAGCTTCTCGACGGACCGGGATCAACCCATGTGCTGCCTCCACGATCGGTGATTCCCCCCGAACGTACTTCTCCTGCACTGGATCTCGATCTGCTTCTCGGCGGACTCAAACCGGTGATTCGCGGGCTCAATCCAGCCGATGTGAACGCGCTTTCAGCCTCACTGCTGCAAGTGATGCAAGGCCAAGACAGCGCCTTGAGTTCGCTGATGTCGCGAACGACATCGTTCACCCAAACGTTGTCCGACAACGGTCAAGTGATCCAACAACTGATCGACAACCTCAAAGAGGTGGTCGCAACAGTCTCAAAGGACTCCGACAAGTTCTCTGCGCTGCTCGATCGCATGCAGCGTCTGGTAGCGCACCTTTCCGAACACCGCGACCCCATTGGCGATGCCGTGCAGTCGCTGTCGACCGGCACCGCGTCGCTGGCCGACCTACTCACCCAGGCCCGCCCCCCGCTGGCCGGCACCGTGGATCAACTGAACCGACTTGCCCCCAACCTCGACGATGAGAAAGACAAACTCGACGTCGCATTGCAGAAGGCGCCAGAGAACTATCGCAAGTTGATTCGTATCGGTTCCTACGGCAACTTCCTCCAACTCTTCTTATGCGGCGTGACATTGCGACTCAATGACCCCTCCGGGAAGGTGCTTGTCCTGCCGACGCTCAAGCCCGATTACGGCAGGTGCAAAGATGCTTAA
- a CDS encoding MCE family protein — MLKYRSRKLIRVGVLGIVLAMLLVAVGLQPERLIAWATSVRYTAEFGDAGGLEPGCDVMVSGTKVGTVSTVELRDGKAVAEFTVKSTVQLKSQTTAHIKTGTLLGKRILVLQVAGDGRLRALSTIPLSRTSSPYSLTDAVSELTTNIEGTDTDRLNQSLDTLSATLDRIAPQLGPTFDGLTRLSKTLNERDDSLHQLLSYTSDVTQVLAERSDQVNTLILNANSLLGVLVERRQAIVELLANTNVVATQLSGLVADNEHELAPALDRLNSVSAMLEKNRDNIAKAIPGLAKQAQTTGESVSSGPFYNAFISNLPQGQFLKPLIDAAFNIQPRGTFPFPTCGDDGDCYNREETPPVNLPAAPR, encoded by the coding sequence ATGCTTAAGTACCGCAGTCGCAAACTGATCAGAGTCGGCGTCCTCGGCATCGTGCTGGCGATGCTGCTCGTCGCAGTGGGACTGCAGCCCGAGCGCCTCATCGCGTGGGCCACGTCGGTGCGCTACACCGCAGAGTTCGGAGATGCTGGAGGGCTGGAGCCCGGCTGCGACGTGATGGTCTCGGGGACCAAAGTCGGTACGGTCTCGACCGTGGAACTGCGCGACGGCAAGGCGGTCGCCGAGTTCACCGTCAAATCCACCGTGCAGCTGAAGTCTCAGACGACCGCCCACATCAAGACAGGCACCCTACTGGGCAAACGAATCCTGGTGTTGCAGGTTGCCGGCGATGGCCGACTGCGAGCACTGTCGACCATTCCGCTGTCCCGAACATCCTCGCCATACTCACTAACAGATGCTGTCAGCGAGCTGACGACCAATATCGAGGGAACCGACACCGATCGACTCAATCAGTCACTGGATACGTTGTCTGCCACATTGGATCGAATTGCTCCACAACTGGGACCGACGTTTGACGGCTTGACCAGACTGTCGAAGACGCTCAATGAGCGCGACGACTCATTGCATCAATTGCTGTCCTACACAAGTGATGTGACGCAGGTCCTCGCAGAACGCAGTGACCAGGTCAACACGCTCATCCTCAATGCCAATTCACTGTTAGGCGTGCTCGTGGAGCGGCGCCAAGCCATCGTGGAGCTACTGGCCAACACCAACGTTGTGGCAACCCAACTGTCTGGACTGGTCGCCGACAACGAGCATGAACTCGCACCGGCACTGGACCGACTCAACTCAGTATCGGCGATGCTGGAGAAGAACCGCGACAACATCGCCAAGGCGATCCCCGGATTGGCCAAACAAGCACAGACCACCGGCGAATCGGTATCCAGCGGTCCGTTCTACAACGCATTCATCTCCAACCTTCCGCAGGGTCAGTTCCTCAAGCCGCTGATTGATGCGGCGTTCAATATCCAGCCCCGCGGCACCTTCCCATTCCCGACCTGCGGCGACGATGGAGACTGCTATAACCGCGAAGAAACCCCACCCGTGAACTTGCCGGCGGCCCCCCGATGA
- a CDS encoding MCE family protein, with the protein MSALTIRRAAALLCVITTLAGASYLGYRQVFRPTTITAHFTSATAIYPGDYVKIAGVRVGTITAIDPHPGDVVVTMQVDHGIQVPADGQAIIVAQNLVAARYIQLAPIYTGSGPTLDTGAVIPLNRTAVPVEWDKVKDQLMKFANDLGPEQGGTVARFIDSTANALAGNGDKLRQALAQLSGVARILADGSGDIVGFIKNLATFVTALRDSGEQIVQFEDRLATVSSVLDGSRTDLDAAMNSLSVAIEDVQRFVTGTRDKANEQIQRLANVTQNLVDHKKDLEQLLHIFPTSLSNFYNIYDPVTGTEAGTFGVNNYSNPVAFTCAAFAAVEPGDPGGAVKKCAEYLGPVLRLFNPALLANINYLPIPLNPILAPDPAPDQLIYSEPDLIPGVVGSQGPPPPPTMTDLLLPAEGRPTP; encoded by the coding sequence ATGAGCGCGTTGACCATTCGGCGAGCGGCAGCCCTGCTCTGTGTGATTACAACGTTGGCTGGCGCATCCTATCTGGGCTATCGCCAGGTGTTTCGGCCGACAACGATCACAGCGCACTTCACCAGCGCCACCGCCATTTACCCCGGTGACTACGTGAAAATCGCCGGTGTTCGCGTCGGCACGATCACCGCGATCGATCCGCACCCCGGTGACGTTGTGGTGACGATGCAAGTCGACCACGGGATTCAGGTACCAGCGGACGGGCAAGCAATTATCGTCGCGCAAAACCTGGTGGCGGCCCGCTACATCCAGCTCGCACCGATTTACACCGGCTCTGGTCCCACGCTGGATACCGGCGCGGTGATCCCGCTCAATCGCACGGCAGTTCCTGTGGAATGGGACAAGGTCAAAGACCAACTGATGAAGTTCGCAAACGACCTCGGACCTGAACAGGGCGGAACCGTCGCCCGATTCATCGACAGCACCGCCAACGCATTAGCCGGCAACGGCGACAAGCTACGACAAGCCCTCGCCCAATTATCGGGTGTGGCACGGATACTCGCCGACGGCAGCGGCGACATCGTAGGGTTCATCAAGAATCTGGCGACTTTCGTTACAGCCCTGCGCGACAGTGGAGAACAGATCGTTCAGTTCGAGGACCGCCTTGCCACGGTTTCTAGCGTGCTTGACGGCAGCCGCACAGATCTGGACGCCGCGATGAACAGTTTGTCGGTGGCGATCGAGGACGTGCAGCGATTCGTCACCGGTACTCGCGACAAAGCCAACGAGCAGATTCAGCGGCTTGCCAACGTCACCCAGAATCTCGTAGACCACAAAAAGGACCTCGAACAGCTCCTGCACATCTTTCCGACCAGCCTGTCAAATTTCTACAACATCTACGACCCTGTGACCGGAACCGAGGCGGGAACCTTTGGCGTGAACAACTACTCGAATCCCGTGGCGTTCACCTGCGCGGCGTTCGCGGCAGTTGAGCCAGGAGATCCTGGAGGTGCGGTGAAGAAATGCGCCGAATACCTCGGTCCGGTACTGCGGCTGTTCAACCCGGCTTTGCTCGCCAACATCAACTACCTGCCGATCCCGCTGAACCCGATCTTGGCTCCCGATCCGGCACCCGACCAATTGATCTACAGCGAACCCGACCTGATACCGGGAGTGGTGGGTTCTCAGGGCCCACCTCCTCCGCCCACGATGACCGATCTGCTGCTCCCCGCTGAAGGAAGGCCGACACCGTGA
- a CDS encoding MCE family protein, whose protein sequence is MTSQVARLISVGAVVSVAVSGCAWHGVNSLPLPGAPGRVADSSRFIVEMANVASLESNSPVMMSDVTVGSIGAITVQDWHANVEIFVKPGIVVPANVVAAVGQTSLLGSSHLALNPPVGTAPEGQLAPGAIIPLNRTSTYPTTEQTLASVTAVVNGGGLGQIGDIIHTFNEAFDGNQDAIRELITRIDNFIGVFDNQRADVVATIHELNRLAGKFSAQRGELTEALAQVPPALDVLLAERDRFTTALDKLRVFSDTATGVITTVKSDLIENLTHLEPSLRSLADVGKGLDKALAYATVFPNGQSAIDNAVRGDFLNESTTIDLTVPRLKRELLAGTRWGDPNMQIQAAVGDPGYAEQTGNPLTVGLTPTPAPEGQPQPPAVQAPQTPPIDPAAPAVPPTPVPTEGGS, encoded by the coding sequence ATGACTTCTCAAGTCGCCAGACTGATATCGGTGGGTGCCGTGGTCTCGGTAGCGGTGAGCGGCTGCGCCTGGCACGGGGTGAATTCGTTACCGCTGCCGGGTGCACCTGGCCGGGTCGCCGATTCAAGCCGCTTCATTGTCGAGATGGCGAATGTCGCATCACTGGAATCGAATTCACCAGTCATGATGAGCGATGTCACTGTCGGTAGCATCGGCGCCATCACGGTGCAGGATTGGCACGCCAATGTCGAAATTTTCGTCAAACCTGGCATTGTGGTGCCGGCCAACGTGGTGGCCGCCGTCGGCCAAACCAGCCTATTGGGTTCCAGCCACCTGGCGCTGAACCCCCCAGTGGGGACAGCTCCAGAAGGGCAGTTGGCGCCAGGGGCCATCATCCCATTGAACCGGACGTCGACCTACCCGACGACCGAGCAGACGCTCGCTTCAGTGACTGCGGTCGTCAACGGAGGCGGTCTCGGCCAAATCGGCGACATCATCCATACGTTCAACGAGGCATTCGACGGAAACCAGGATGCGATAAGGGAACTCATCACCCGTATCGACAACTTCATCGGTGTCTTTGACAACCAGCGCGCCGATGTTGTGGCAACCATTCACGAGTTGAACCGCCTTGCCGGAAAGTTCTCCGCGCAACGCGGTGAGCTTACTGAGGCATTGGCGCAAGTCCCCCCGGCTCTAGATGTTTTGCTCGCCGAGCGGGACAGGTTCACCACGGCGCTGGACAAGTTGCGCGTTTTCAGCGACACCGCGACCGGCGTGATAACCACTGTGAAGTCCGATCTCATCGAAAACCTCACCCATCTTGAACCCTCACTCCGATCGCTCGCCGATGTCGGGAAGGGGCTGGACAAAGCGCTCGCCTACGCGACGGTTTTCCCCAACGGGCAGAGCGCCATCGACAACGCAGTCCGCGGTGACTTCCTCAACGAATCGACGACCATCGACCTCACAGTTCCCCGGCTCAAGCGCGAACTGCTGGCCGGCACGCGATGGGGGGACCCCAACATGCAAATTCAAGCTGCTGTTGGCGACCCCGGATATGCAGAACAGACCGGCAATCCCCTTACTGTTGGACTAACCCCCACCCCAGCCCCAGAGGGCCAGCCTCAACCCCCGGCAGTCCAGGCACCACAAACCCCGCCGATTGACCCCGCCGCTCCGGCTGTCCCCCCCACACCGGTGCCAACAGAGGGCGGCAGCTGA